A portion of the Punica granatum isolate Tunisia-2019 chromosome 7, ASM765513v2, whole genome shotgun sequence genome contains these proteins:
- the LOC116214899 gene encoding beta-glucosidase 44-like isoform X3: protein MQKLNFDAYRFSISWSRIFPDGTGRVNWKGVAYYNRLINYLIEKGITPYANLYHYDLPLALEKKYKGLLSPRVVKDFADYADFCFKTFGDRVKNWMTFNEPRVVAALGYDNGFFAPGRCSKAFGNCTAGNSATEPYIVAHHLILSHAAAVKRYREKYLATQKGRIGILLDFVWYEPLTRSKADNLAAQRARDFHVGWFIHPIVYGEYPKTMQNIVGNRLPKFTKKKAKMVKGSIDFVGINQYTTYYMYDPHQKKSKDLGYQQDWNAGFAYAKRGKPVGPRANSYWLYNVPWGMYKALMYIKERYGNPNVILSENGMDDPGNVTLAKGLHDTTRINFYKGYLTKLKKAVDDGAHITGYFAWSLLDNFEWRLGYTSRFGIVYVDYSNLKRYPKMSAYWFQKLIARKKH, encoded by the exons ATGCAAAAGCTAAACTTCGATGCGTACAGATTCTCCATTTCCTGGTCGAGAATTTTCCCTG ATGGAACTGGGAGGGTCAATTGGAAAGGTGTTGCGTACTACAATAGGTTGATCAACTACCTTATTGAAAAAG GAATTACTCCGTATGCTAATCTATACCATTATGATCTTCCCCTGGCACTCGAGAAGAAGTACAAAGGACTGCTGAGCCCTCGAGTCGT GAAGGATTTTGCAGATTACGCAGACTTTTGCTTTAAGACGTTCGGAGACAGAGTCAAGAACTGGATGACTTTCAATGAACCGAGAGTAGTTGCTGCCCTCGGGTATGACAACGGGTTCTTTGCCCCGGGAAGGTGCTCCAAGGCGTTCGGGAACTGTACTGCTGGAAACTCGGCGACAGAGCCTTACATTGTCGCCCATCATTTGATCCTATCTCACGCTGCTGCGGTTAAAAGATACCGTGAGAAATATCTG GCGACACAAAAGGGACGGATTGGTATTCTATTGGATTTTGTGTGGTATGAGCCTCTTACCCGATCAAAGGCGGACAACTTGGCAGCTCAACGGGCAAGAGACTTTCATGTTGGGTG GTTTATCCACCCGATTGTCTATGGAGAGTATCCAAAGACGATGCAGAACATCGTTGGAAATAGGCTCCCAAAGTTCACAAAAAAGAAGGCTAAGATGGTGAAGGGCTCGATAGATTTTGTCGGGATTAATCAATACACGACTTACTACATGTACGATCCACACCAGAAAAAGTCCAAGGACCTGGGCTACCAACAGGACTGGAACGCTGGGTTCGCTT ATGCCAAGAGGGGAAAGCCGGTCGGTCCACGG GCGAATTCTTACTGGCTGTACAATGTACCATGGGGTATGTACAAGGCTCTCATGTACATAAAGGAGCGCTACGGGAACCCAAACGTGATTCTGTCAGAGAACG GAATGGATGACCCGGGAAATGTCACACTTGCCAAAGGATTGCACGACACCACGAGGATCAACTTCTACAAGGGCTACTTGACTAAGTTGAAAAAGGCAGTTGATGATGGAGCACATATAACAGGTTACTTTGCCTGGTCATTGCTTGATAACTTCGAGTGGAGATTGGGCTACACTTCACGATTCGGGATTGTTTATGTCGATTACTCCAACCTCAAGAGGTACCCGAAGATGTCCGCCTACTGGTTCCAAAAGCTAATTGCCCGAAAGAAGCACTAA
- the LOC116214899 gene encoding beta-glucosidase 44-like isoform X2: MNNNDNNFIALKITPNKACGLSLLARLAKKLSVIRWDGNVYSCIYKYILTHTHTHTYMCKWRVHTYTCAICHFAQVYKGLEDINLMQKLNFDAYRFSISWSRIFPDGTGRVNWKGVAYYNRLINYLIEKGITPYANLYHYDLPLALEKKYKGLLSPRVVKDFADYADFCFKTFGDRVKNWMTFNEPRVVAALGYDNGFFAPGRCSKAFGNCTAGNSATEPYIVAHHLILSHAAAVKRYREKYLATQKGRIGILLDFVWYEPLTRSKADNLAAQRARDFHVGWFIHPIVYGEYPKTMQNIVGNRLPKFTKKKAKMVKGSIDFVGINQYTTYYMYDPHQKKSKDLGYQQDWNAGFAYAKRGKPVGPRANSYWLYNVPWGMYKALMYIKERYGNPNVILSENGMDDPGNVTLAKGLHDTTRINFYKGYLTKLKKAVDDGAHITGYFAWSLLDNFEWRLGYTSRFGIVYVDYSNLKRYPKMSAYWFQKLIARKKH; this comes from the exons ACAAAGCTTGTGGGCTTAGTTTGCTGGCCCGATTGGCCAAAAAGTTGTCGGTGATTCGTTGGGATGGAAATGTGTACTCATgcatatacaaatatatattgacacacacacacacacacacatatatgtgtaAATGGAgagtacatacatatacatgtgCTATATGTCACTTTGCTCAAGTATACAAAGGTCTC GAAGATATCAATCTTATGCAAAAGCTAAACTTCGATGCGTACAGATTCTCCATTTCCTGGTCGAGAATTTTCCCTG ATGGAACTGGGAGGGTCAATTGGAAAGGTGTTGCGTACTACAATAGGTTGATCAACTACCTTATTGAAAAAG GAATTACTCCGTATGCTAATCTATACCATTATGATCTTCCCCTGGCACTCGAGAAGAAGTACAAAGGACTGCTGAGCCCTCGAGTCGT GAAGGATTTTGCAGATTACGCAGACTTTTGCTTTAAGACGTTCGGAGACAGAGTCAAGAACTGGATGACTTTCAATGAACCGAGAGTAGTTGCTGCCCTCGGGTATGACAACGGGTTCTTTGCCCCGGGAAGGTGCTCCAAGGCGTTCGGGAACTGTACTGCTGGAAACTCGGCGACAGAGCCTTACATTGTCGCCCATCATTTGATCCTATCTCACGCTGCTGCGGTTAAAAGATACCGTGAGAAATATCTG GCGACACAAAAGGGACGGATTGGTATTCTATTGGATTTTGTGTGGTATGAGCCTCTTACCCGATCAAAGGCGGACAACTTGGCAGCTCAACGGGCAAGAGACTTTCATGTTGGGTG GTTTATCCACCCGATTGTCTATGGAGAGTATCCAAAGACGATGCAGAACATCGTTGGAAATAGGCTCCCAAAGTTCACAAAAAAGAAGGCTAAGATGGTGAAGGGCTCGATAGATTTTGTCGGGATTAATCAATACACGACTTACTACATGTACGATCCACACCAGAAAAAGTCCAAGGACCTGGGCTACCAACAGGACTGGAACGCTGGGTTCGCTT ATGCCAAGAGGGGAAAGCCGGTCGGTCCACGG GCGAATTCTTACTGGCTGTACAATGTACCATGGGGTATGTACAAGGCTCTCATGTACATAAAGGAGCGCTACGGGAACCCAAACGTGATTCTGTCAGAGAACG GAATGGATGACCCGGGAAATGTCACACTTGCCAAAGGATTGCACGACACCACGAGGATCAACTTCTACAAGGGCTACTTGACTAAGTTGAAAAAGGCAGTTGATGATGGAGCACATATAACAGGTTACTTTGCCTGGTCATTGCTTGATAACTTCGAGTGGAGATTGGGCTACACTTCACGATTCGGGATTGTTTATGTCGATTACTCCAACCTCAAGAGGTACCCGAAGATGTCCGCCTACTGGTTCCAAAAGCTAATTGCCCGAAAGAAGCACTAA